The following are encoded in a window of Cervus canadensis isolate Bull #8, Minnesota chromosome 11, ASM1932006v1, whole genome shotgun sequence genomic DNA:
- the LOC122449515 gene encoding short transmembrane mitochondrial protein 1-like translates to MLQFLLGFTLDNVVGMYLAQNYDIPNLAKKLEEITKDVDAKKKHPSC, encoded by the coding sequence ATGCTCCAGTTCTTGCTTGGATTTACTCTTGACAACGTGGTGGGAATGTATCTGGCTCAAAACTATGACATACCAAACCTGGCTAAAAAActtgaagaaattacaaaagacgTGGACGCTAAGAAGAAACACCCTAGTTGCTGA